Genomic segment of Clostridium sp. Marseille-P299:
TTGATGTAAGTGAAGTAGTAGATAACACAATGATTGAAAAATTAGAAGCAATTAAAGGTGTATTAAAAGTAAGAGTAATCGCATAATATAAATAAAACTGTCGCAAATCAGCTTATGATTTAGCGGCAGTTTTTTTTGATTTTTTCTGTTATATTAAAAAGTCCTAGATTAAAGTTTCATTTGGTGATAAAATCAACATGAGTTTGCATATCTAAAATTTGAACAAAAGAAGTTTTATATGGTAAACTATATGTTGTTGTTTGATTACCTAATTGGAGGAAATTGTTATGAAATTAATAGATACTAAGGATGCTGTCGGACATGTTTTATGTCATGATATCACACAAATTATAAAAGATGTCTCAAAAGGAGTAGTGTTCCATAAGGGACATGTAATCAAGGAAGAGGATATTGAAGTGTTACTTTCTTGTGGAAAAGAACATCTATATGTTTTTGAAAATGAAGAAGGAATGCTACACGAAAATGAAGGAGCAGCAATTTTAGCGGAAATAAGCAAAGGTGATAATTTAAGAGAAACACCTGTAAAAGAAGGTAAAATTGAGTTGATCGCAGAAACGGATGGATTATTAAAAGTAAACAGTGCACTATTACGAAAAATCAATTCTTTCGGTGATATGATGATCGCTTCTAGACGTGGAAACTTTACAGTAAAGGCTGGAGATAAAATTGCTGGGACAAGAGTAATTCCTTTAATGATTAAAGAAGAAAAAATGAACCAGGCAAGAGAGCTTGTAGGGAATGAAAAGATATTTCATGTGAAACCATTTCAAAAGAAGAAAGTTGGTATTGTTACAACCGGAAGTGAAGTTTACCATGGAAGAATTCAGGATACCTTTACTCCTGTTATTATAAATAAGTTTAAAGAATTTGACGCAGAAGTAATCGGCCATGAGATTTGTGATGACAAACCAGATATGATTACAGATGCGATACTTAAATTAATTAAAGAAGGTGCCGATGTAGTTGTATGTACAGGGGGCATGAGTGTGGATCCAGATGATAGAACACCTCTTGCAATCAAAAATACAGGTGCAAAGATTATAACTTATGGAGCACCAGTATTACCAGGTGCAATGTTTTTACTATCATATTATAGTGATAATATACCAGTAATGGGATTACCAGGATGTGTAATGTATGCAGGTCGAACAATATTCGATCTAGTATTACCAAGAATTATTGCGGATGATAAAATTAGTAAGGAAGAATTAGATGAACTTGGTGAGGGTGGACTATGCTTAAAGTGTGATGTTTGTACCTTCCCTAACTGTAGTTTTGGTAGATAAGGCTCTATGAAGTAAAGCACTATAAAAAAGATTATATTTCTTTAATTCAAGTTAGAAAGAGGCTACAATGGACGATAATATAAAATTAAACCATTTTGATAAAAATGGAAAAGCAATTATGGTTGATGTTGGTGATAAAGAGATTACAGAACGTGTAGCAATTGCAAAAGGAAGAATAAAAGTAAATGAGCAAGTATTTAATGCAATTGAGGCAGGTACTGTAAAAAAAGGTGACGTACTTGGAGTCGCAAGAGTTGCAGGAATTATGGGAGCTAAAAAAACTGCGGAATTGATTCCGATGTGTCATCTTTTAGCTTTTTCAAAATGTAGTATAGATTTTGAAATGTTTAGAGACTCGTTAGAAGTAGAAGCAACTTGCATGATAAAAACCAAAGGACAAACTGGGGTTGAAATGGAGGCACTTACTGGTGTTAATATTGCTTTATTAACAATTTATGATATGTGTAAAGCAATTGATAAGAGGATGGTTCTTGGAAACATCTACTTATATGAAAAAACAGGTGGTAAGAGTGGAGATGTAAGGTGGAATTCTGACGGGGGTAAAGAGTGAAAAAATCATTTTCACTAGGTTAGAACCCGTGATGTGGTTTCTTTCATTGAATTGTGACGCCATAGGCGGTAGAATGAGAGGTATATATGAAAGACCAATACCAAAGAGAGATTGATTACCTAAGAGTGTCCGTAACAGATGCTTGTAATTTTTGCTGTGAATATTGTAAACCCAGCGAAACAAAAAGTGATGAAGGACAATTAATGACCCTTGATGAATTGTTCCGTATTTGTAAACTTTCATCGGAACTAGGGATTCATGCCATTAAAATAACAGGTGGAGAACCTCTCTTAAGACCAGGAATTGTAGAGTTTATTAAAAAACTAAAAAAATTACCTGATATAAATAGCGTAACTATGACAACCAATGGATTTCTTTTAAAGGACAAGGTAAAAGAATTAAAAGCTGCTAAAATTGATTGCATTACGGTTAGTTTAGATAGTTTAGATAAGGAACGTTTCCATAGAATCACAAAACGTGATGTATTAGATACTGTTTTAGAGGCTATTGATGCCTGCTTAAAAGAAGGAATTAGAGTTAAAGTAAATTGTGTAGTTACGAAAGATTTTGATGAATGGACAGCATTTTATGAGTTTGCTAAGAATAATAAAGTAGATGTTCGCTTTATAGAAATTATGCCAATTGGACCAGGAAAACAATTGGGTAATGGAATGGAAAATCAGATTTCAAAACATATTTTGTCTATGTTTGATGAAAAAGATTTGGTGAAAGAAAAAAAGGGAAGCGGACCAGCGGTTTATTATAAGAAGGAGGATATGAAAGGTAGTATTGGTGTGATTGATGCTGTAAGTCATAGCTTTTGCGGAAGCTGCAATCGAATCCGAATTACTTCTCATGGTATGTTAAAACCTTGCTTAGCAAATCCAAAGTTAATTGATTTTAAACATAAACTAAGAACCGGTGCTACGGATATTGAATTAATGAAGATCATAGCAAGTGCGATTTATCAAAAACCGGTGGGTCATCAATTTCATGATGCATTTAAGGCTCCGCAGACGGATTCCACAGAAGAAAGCAATATGTATGAAATTGGCGGCTGATACCAACAGAATTAAAAGTATGTCGCCTTAAGCGGCGGAATGTGAGGAATTATGGGTAAAGTAATAGCAGTCTGTACCAGCGAGAAAAAAGGTACAGAAAAAAGAAATGTAAATGAAGCTAATTTTATTGTTGATTTTGGAATTGAAGGAGATGCTCATGCAGGAAAGTGGCATCGTCAAGTTAGTTTATTAAGTCTTGAAAAGTTTGATGCATTTAATGCTAAAATAGAAAAAGAAGAAGAAAAAGTGATTCCTGGTGCATTTGGTGAGAATCTCTTAGTAGAGGGAATTCCTTTTGCTTCATTACCAATCGGTACAGAATTCATTTGTAATGATGTTGTACTTCGATTAACTCAGGTAGGAAAAGAATGTCATAGTCATTGTGAAATCTATCATAGAGTTGGTGAATGTATCATGCCTAAACAAGGTGTATTCACTGAAGTTGTAAAAGGTGGTACGATTAAAGTAGGCGATATGATGTCGATTCTTCGCAACGGATACCGTGCTGCGGTAATTACCTTAAGTGATAGTGGATTTTATGAGGGTAAGAAAGATATTAGTGGTAACGTACTTGAGAATGAGTTAAAAAATCAAGGATATGAAATAACAAATAAAATTATACTTCCGGATGATAAGGAACGTTTGAAGGCGGAATACATAAGAATATGTGATGAGAATCAAGCGGATATTATCTTTACTACGGGAGGAACAGGCTTATCCCCACGTGATCAAACACCTGAGGCAACACTTGAGATAGCAGAACGCAATGTTCCAGGAATTGCAGAAGCAATTCGAGCAAACTCAATGAAGATTACAAATAGAGCTATGCTCAGCCGTGGTGTTGCGGTAACTAGAGGTAAAACTCTAATCATTAATTTACCAGGAAGTCCAAAAGCAGTCAAAGAATGTTTAGATTTTATTTTACCTGAAATCTGGCATGCACTTAGCATACTTTTAGAGAAAGAAAGTAACTGTGCTGGTATAAAAAGAAATTAGAATTGAAAAATAAACACGAATCGTGTATAATCTTAGCATTATGTTAAATTTTTATGTACAGTAAAGGAAGAGAGGAATAGTTCCATGCAATTATTAAAAGATAGAATAATGCAGGATGGTAATATAAAACCAGGCAATGTGTTGAAAGTAGATAGCTTTTTAAATCACCAAATGGATATTACCTTATTAAATGAAATAGGAAAAGAATTTAAAAGGATTTTTTCCGATTTAAAAATTACAAAAATTTTAACCATTGAGGCATCTGGTATTGGTATCGCATGTATTGCGGCTCAATATTTTGATGTACCTGTTGTGTTTGCTAAAAAAACACAGAGTATCAACATTGATGGAGATGTATATTCTACTAAAATAGAATCTTTTACACATAAAAAGACATACGATGTTATCGTTTCAAAGCGTTTTTTAAATAAAGATGATAGAGTATTAATCATTGATGATTTCTTAGCAAATGGTTGTGCTATGGTAGGTTTAATCGATTTAGTAATCAGCGCTGGAGCATCCGTTGAAGGTATTGGAATTGTAATTGAAAAAGG
This window contains:
- a CDS encoding molybdopterin-binding protein, producing the protein MKLIDTKDAVGHVLCHDITQIIKDVSKGVVFHKGHVIKEEDIEVLLSCGKEHLYVFENEEGMLHENEGAAILAEISKGDNLRETPVKEGKIELIAETDGLLKVNSALLRKINSFGDMMIASRRGNFTVKAGDKIAGTRVIPLMIKEEKMNQARELVGNEKIFHVKPFQKKKVGIVTTGSEVYHGRIQDTFTPVIINKFKEFDAEVIGHEICDDKPDMITDAILKLIKEGADVVVCTGGMSVDPDDRTPLAIKNTGAKIITYGAPVLPGAMFLLSYYSDNIPVMGLPGCVMYAGRTIFDLVLPRIIADDKISKEELDELGEGGLCLKCDVCTFPNCSFGR
- the moaC gene encoding cyclic pyranopterin monophosphate synthase MoaC; this encodes MDDNIKLNHFDKNGKAIMVDVGDKEITERVAIAKGRIKVNEQVFNAIEAGTVKKGDVLGVARVAGIMGAKKTAELIPMCHLLAFSKCSIDFEMFRDSLEVEATCMIKTKGQTGVEMEALTGVNIALLTIYDMCKAIDKRMVLGNIYLYEKTGGKSGDVRWNSDGGKE
- the moaA gene encoding GTP 3',8-cyclase MoaA; this translates as MKDQYQREIDYLRVSVTDACNFCCEYCKPSETKSDEGQLMTLDELFRICKLSSELGIHAIKITGGEPLLRPGIVEFIKKLKKLPDINSVTMTTNGFLLKDKVKELKAAKIDCITVSLDSLDKERFHRITKRDVLDTVLEAIDACLKEGIRVKVNCVVTKDFDEWTAFYEFAKNNKVDVRFIEIMPIGPGKQLGNGMENQISKHILSMFDEKDLVKEKKGSGPAVYYKKEDMKGSIGVIDAVSHSFCGSCNRIRITSHGMLKPCLANPKLIDFKHKLRTGATDIELMKIIASAIYQKPVGHQFHDAFKAPQTDSTEESNMYEIGG
- a CDS encoding MOSC domain-containing protein, with amino-acid sequence MGKVIAVCTSEKKGTEKRNVNEANFIVDFGIEGDAHAGKWHRQVSLLSLEKFDAFNAKIEKEEEKVIPGAFGENLLVEGIPFASLPIGTEFICNDVVLRLTQVGKECHSHCEIYHRVGECIMPKQGVFTEVVKGGTIKVGDMMSILRNGYRAAVITLSDSGFYEGKKDISGNVLENELKNQGYEITNKIILPDDKERLKAEYIRICDENQADIIFTTGGTGLSPRDQTPEATLEIAERNVPGIAEAIRANSMKITNRAMLSRGVAVTRGKTLIINLPGSPKAVKECLDFILPEIWHALSILLEKESNCAGIKRN
- a CDS encoding xanthine phosphoribosyltransferase, whose protein sequence is MQLLKDRIMQDGNIKPGNVLKVDSFLNHQMDITLLNEIGKEFKRIFSDLKITKILTIEASGIGIACIAAQYFDVPVVFAKKTQSINIDGDVYSTKIESFTHKKTYDVIVSKRFLNKDDRVLIIDDFLANGCAMVGLIDLVISAGASVEGIGIVIEKGFQTGGEIIREMGLRLESLAIIDSMDAEKGTVEFRE